In a genomic window of Chryseobacterium sp. G0162:
- a CDS encoding chorismate mutase, with amino-acid sequence MNLIDLKNEWIDGLTQPLMIAGPCSAESEAQMLETARRIKESNAQVSVFRAGIWKPRTKPNGFEGVGVIGLNWLKKVKEEYGFKTATEVANAHHVFAALEADVDVLWIGARSTVNPFTVQEIAMALRGTDKPVFVKNPVNPDLALWAGALERLLGQDIKNLGVIHRGFSTYQKTKYRNNPNWQIALDFKSQFPNIPMLIDPSHICGNRTGLADITQEALNVGYQGAIIETHSNPDEAWSDAAQQITPEVLAELIGNLKVRSTNLAGFEGEMGRHRTLISDLDFQLIELLSQRMKISEKIGKLKKENDIAIFQPERWKVITEYATQKAKETGMSQDFIEKVFKAIHEESIEVQNSIMIDKN; translated from the coding sequence ATGAATTTAATAGATTTAAAAAACGAGTGGATTGATGGGCTTACACAGCCATTAATGATTGCAGGACCATGTAGCGCAGAAAGTGAAGCTCAGATGCTTGAAACAGCGAGAAGAATTAAAGAATCCAATGCTCAGGTATCAGTATTCCGTGCAGGAATATGGAAGCCTAGGACGAAACCTAATGGTTTTGAAGGAGTAGGAGTGATCGGTTTGAACTGGCTAAAAAAAGTAAAGGAAGAGTACGGTTTCAAAACCGCAACTGAAGTTGCCAATGCGCACCACGTATTTGCTGCTTTAGAAGCTGATGTGGATGTTCTTTGGATTGGTGCTCGTTCTACGGTAAATCCTTTCACAGTACAGGAAATAGCAATGGCCTTAAGAGGAACAGATAAACCTGTGTTTGTTAAAAATCCTGTAAATCCGGATCTTGCCTTATGGGCGGGAGCATTGGAAAGACTTTTAGGTCAGGATATTAAAAACCTGGGAGTGATTCACAGAGGATTCTCAACATACCAAAAAACAAAATACAGAAATAACCCTAACTGGCAGATCGCTCTTGATTTCAAAAGCCAGTTTCCAAATATTCCAATGCTGATTGACCCTTCTCACATTTGTGGAAACAGAACAGGATTGGCGGATATTACCCAGGAAGCACTTAACGTGGGTTACCAGGGGGCTATTATCGAAACGCATTCTAATCCTGATGAAGCATGGAGTGATGCGGCACAGCAGATTACTCCTGAAGTATTGGCAGAGCTGATCGGGAACTTAAAAGTTAGAAGTACCAACCTTGCCGGTTTCGAAGGTGAAATGGGAAGACACAGAACGCTGATCTCTGATCTTGACTTCCAATTAATTGAGCTTCTTTCTCAAAGAATGAAAATCTCAGAAAAGATCGGAAAACTTAAAAAGGAAAATGATATCGCGATCTTCCAGCCTGAACGTTGGAAAGTAATTACAGAATACGCGACTCAAAAAGCAAAAGAAACAGGAATGTCTCAGGATTTTATTGAGAAAGTATTCAAAGCGATTCACGAAGAATCTATTGAAGTACAGAACAGTATCATGATTGATAAGAACTAA
- the rsgA gene encoding ribosome small subunit-dependent GTPase A, translating to MKGKIIKSTGSWYQVLELETNKIFEARIRGKFKLIKTRLTNPLAVGDFVEFQLEQDDIAWITKIEPRRNYLIRKSVNLSKEAHIIASNIDLACFIFTLKHPETSLGFLDRFLACCEAYNITPLILFNKIDVLHKEEIEIVKEVEFDYQKIGYDTLEISSYSKLNLDKLQEMLKDKTSVFFGHSGCGKSTLVNALQPGLNLKTSEISDTHLKGKHTTTFAQMHFWHFGGNVIDTPGVREFAMIDIEKEEVQHYFPEIFKKREECKFHNCLHINEPKCAVIDALETGEIEHSRYATYIKLMDEAEEAAQK from the coding sequence ATGAAAGGAAAAATCATTAAATCTACAGGCAGTTGGTACCAGGTTTTGGAATTGGAAACAAATAAGATTTTCGAGGCCAGAATCAGGGGGAAATTCAAATTGATTAAAACAAGACTTACCAATCCACTTGCTGTAGGAGATTTTGTGGAATTTCAGCTGGAACAGGATGATATTGCATGGATTACGAAGATTGAACCACGCAGGAATTATCTGATCAGAAAATCTGTTAACCTTTCAAAAGAAGCTCATATTATTGCTTCCAATATTGATCTAGCCTGCTTTATTTTTACCTTGAAGCACCCGGAAACCTCATTAGGCTTTCTGGATAGGTTTCTGGCATGCTGTGAAGCATACAATATAACCCCATTAATTCTTTTCAATAAGATTGATGTTTTACATAAAGAAGAAATTGAAATTGTAAAAGAGGTTGAATTTGATTATCAGAAAATAGGGTATGATACTTTGGAAATTTCATCCTATTCAAAACTGAACCTGGATAAGCTTCAGGAAATGCTGAAAGATAAAACTTCTGTATTTTTCGGACATTCAGGATGTGGGAAATCTACTTTGGTTAATGCTTTACAACCTGGGTTAAACTTAAAGACTTCAGAAATTTCAGATACTCATCTAAAAGGAAAACACACCACTACTTTTGCACAAATGCATTTCTGGCATTTTGGTGGAAATGTTATTGATACTCCAGGGGTTCGTGAATTCGCGATGATTGATATTGAAAAGGAAGAAGTACAGCATTATTTCCCCGAAATATTCAAAAAAAGAGAAGAATGCAAGTTTCATAACTGTTTACACATCAATGAACCGAAATGTGCTGTAATAGATGCTCTTGAAACCGGAGAAATTGAACACTCCCGTTATGCAACCTATATAAAGCTGATGGACGAAGCAGAAGAAGCGGCTCAAAAATAA
- a CDS encoding DUF1772 domain-containing protein, protein MTTLLLIITAVLTALIAGLFYAYSCSVVLGLGKLPDAEYLKAMQNINREILNPVFFMSFMGTAILLPVSTFFFRGEQPVFILLLLATLAYLIGVFGVTVVGNVPMNDQLDQFDISGSAVEAIKQMRENFESRWNFLNNIRTGFSVVSIILLVCACIWHKEL, encoded by the coding sequence ATGACAACTCTATTATTAATCATAACAGCTGTATTGACGGCACTTATTGCTGGGCTTTTCTATGCATATTCATGTTCTGTAGTCTTAGGATTAGGAAAATTGCCTGATGCGGAATATCTGAAGGCAATGCAAAATATCAACCGCGAAATACTGAATCCTGTATTTTTTATGAGCTTTATGGGGACTGCAATTCTTCTCCCTGTGTCTACTTTCTTTTTTCGGGGAGAACAACCGGTTTTTATCCTTCTTTTATTGGCTACATTGGCTTATTTGATCGGAGTTTTCGGGGTTACAGTGGTAGGGAATGTTCCTATGAATGACCAACTTGATCAATTTGATATTTCCGGTTCTGCCGTTGAAGCGATTAAGCAAATGCGTGAAAATTTTGAAAGCAGATGGAATTTTCTGAATAATATAAGAACTGGTTTTTCAGTAGTCAGTATAATATTACTGGTTTGTGCTTGTATCTGGCATAAAGAATTATAG
- the dnaX gene encoding DNA polymerase III subunit gamma/tau produces MENFIVSARKYRPQEFDTVVGQSHITDTLEHAIEESQLAQALLFCGPRGVGKTTCARILARKINEKDGSVSEDGFAYNIYELDAASNNSVDDIRELIDQVRFAPQIGKYKVYIIDEVHMLSSAAFNAFLKTLEEPPAHAIFILATTEKHKIIPTILSRCQIYDFKRIMIEDIQGHLRNIAQKENIQYEDDALYLIAQKADGALRDALSIFDRLSTFSQRNITLAKAAEVLNILDYDQYLNIVDLAKENKIPEVLSAFNDIVKKGFDPHIFVAGLGNHFRDLMMAQNASTIDLIEVGEKTKSKFVEQGQKWAAQQLIDGIEICNHADINYKNSKNPRLTVEIALMQLASLTANSDVAKKKNS; encoded by the coding sequence ATGGAAAATTTTATAGTATCTGCAAGAAAATATCGTCCTCAAGAGTTTGACACAGTTGTAGGACAATCTCATATTACAGATACTTTAGAACATGCAATTGAAGAGAGCCAGCTTGCTCAGGCATTGCTTTTCTGCGGTCCTCGTGGTGTGGGTAAAACGACCTGTGCCAGAATTTTAGCAAGAAAAATCAATGAGAAAGACGGCTCTGTTTCAGAAGATGGCTTTGCTTATAATATCTATGAATTGGATGCTGCATCCAATAACTCTGTAGATGATATCAGGGAACTGATAGACCAGGTACGCTTTGCACCTCAGATTGGTAAATACAAAGTATATATCATTGATGAGGTTCATATGCTGTCTTCTGCCGCTTTCAATGCTTTTCTTAAGACTTTGGAAGAACCGCCAGCTCATGCCATTTTCATTTTGGCAACTACGGAAAAGCACAAAATTATTCCAACCATTCTATCCCGTTGTCAGATTTATGATTTTAAAAGAATCATGATTGAAGATATTCAGGGACATTTGAGAAATATTGCTCAAAAAGAAAATATCCAATACGAAGATGACGCCTTGTATCTGATTGCTCAAAAGGCTGATGGTGCATTAAGAGATGCACTTTCTATCTTCGACAGACTTTCTACATTCTCTCAGAGAAATATCACGCTGGCAAAAGCTGCAGAAGTCCTGAATATTTTAGACTACGATCAATATCTGAATATTGTAGATCTTGCCAAGGAAAACAAAATACCAGAAGTTCTTTCCGCTTTTAATGATATTGTTAAAAAAGGTTTTGATCCTCATATTTTTGTTGCAGGTCTTGGAAATCATTTCAGAGATTTAATGATGGCTCAAAATGCTTCAACCATAGATCTTATTGAAGTAGGAGAGAAGACGAAATCTAAGTTTGTGGAGCAGGGACAAAAATGGGCCGCACAGCAACTGATTGATGGTATTGAGATTTGCAACCACGCGGATATTAATTATAAAAATTCCAAGAACCCAAGACTTACTGTTGAGATTGCATTAATGCAATTGGCTTCGCTGACTGCTAATTCAGACGTTGCTAAAAAAAAAAATTCCTGA
- a CDS encoding helix-turn-helix domain-containing protein, producing the protein MKRSEEITHQYFDFLENHIQQVISGEVSEFMEVNEIAGHLAVSHKHLTDTIKKGTGQHPCHFYDQEIIRQAKKMLTDSDCSVAEIARIFTYDPSNFSKFFKKMTGETPGDFRKLSRGRV; encoded by the coding sequence ATGAAAAGAAGTGAAGAGATTACTCATCAGTATTTTGATTTTTTAGAAAATCATATTCAACAGGTGATTTCGGGAGAGGTATCGGAGTTTATGGAAGTAAATGAAATTGCAGGGCACCTCGCAGTTTCCCACAAGCATCTTACCGATACCATTAAAAAAGGGACAGGTCAGCATCCCTGTCACTTTTATGATCAGGAAATTATTCGACAAGCCAAGAAAATGCTTACTGACTCAGACTGCTCTGTTGCAGAAATTGCTCGTATCTTTACTTATGATCCTTCCAATTTTTCAAAATTTTTCAAAAAAATGACAGGAGAAACACCAGGTGATTTTAGAAAATTATCCAGAGGAAGAGTTTGA
- a CDS encoding DUF692 family multinuclear iron-containing protein — MGRPLLGLSMMAESEFISAVLPLLQSNSIEVLEWSFDTFYNTEEPVWLSELLNFYSENNRLIGHGVYYSLFDALWTERQELWLEKLKEEFHKRKYKHITEHFGFMNTENFHQGVPLPVSLHSKTLEIGKDRLYRLQDAVEVPVGIENLAFAFSLDDVTEQGVFLDKLTEDIDGFLILDLHNIYCQSCNFNVDMRDIIKLYPLNKVREIHLSGGSWQESVYSKTPVRRDTHDDAIPKEILSILSSVVFQCKNLEYIIIERLGHTINTEEKKKNFLDDFAQVRTLIDSSDWEGADKDLWNKKKVQFQKNPLEDMILHEEQTLLTKLLFDNAGVASIKNHEFHYFKTKDWDPEMILTAQNIIKKWNPY, encoded by the coding sequence ATGGGAAGGCCACTGTTAGGATTATCCATGATGGCAGAATCTGAGTTTATTTCAGCTGTTTTGCCTTTATTACAAAGCAATTCTATTGAAGTGCTTGAATGGTCGTTCGATACGTTCTATAATACGGAAGAACCTGTTTGGTTGAGTGAGTTGCTTAATTTTTATTCCGAAAACAATCGTTTGATCGGGCATGGAGTCTATTATTCATTATTTGATGCTCTATGGACTGAAAGACAAGAGCTTTGGCTGGAAAAATTAAAAGAAGAGTTTCATAAAAGAAAATACAAACATATTACGGAACATTTCGGTTTCATGAATACCGAAAATTTTCATCAGGGAGTACCACTGCCGGTATCGCTGCATTCTAAAACATTAGAAATTGGAAAAGACAGACTGTACAGGTTGCAAGATGCTGTAGAGGTTCCTGTAGGAATAGAAAATCTTGCTTTTGCATTTTCATTGGATGACGTAACTGAGCAGGGCGTATTTCTTGATAAATTAACGGAAGATATTGATGGATTCCTGATTCTTGATCTTCATAATATCTATTGTCAATCTTGTAATTTCAATGTTGATATGCGGGATATCATCAAACTGTATCCCTTGAATAAAGTCAGGGAAATTCATCTCTCAGGAGGCAGCTGGCAGGAAAGTGTATACAGTAAGACACCGGTAAGGAGAGATACTCATGATGATGCGATTCCTAAAGAAATTTTGTCTATACTTTCTTCGGTTGTGTTCCAGTGTAAGAACCTGGAATATATTATCATTGAAAGGCTGGGACACACTATTAATACAGAAGAAAAAAAGAAAAATTTCCTGGATGATTTTGCACAGGTCAGAACACTGATAGATTCATCTGACTGGGAAGGAGCGGATAAAGACCTCTGGAATAAAAAAAAAGTGCAATTTCAAAAAAACCCTTTAGAAGATATGATTCTGCATGAAGAGCAAACATTGTTAACAAAACTTTTATTTGACAATGCCGGAGTTGCCTCTATTAAAAATCATGAATTCCATTATTTTAAAACAAAAGACTGGGATCCGGAGATGATTCTTACCGCTCAGAATATCATTAAAAAATGGAATCCCTATTGA
- a CDS encoding alpha-L-fucosidase, with protein sequence MKISLIKAVFLGLILCAHSIDTKAQTVDNSKKMEWFKNAKLGIFIHWGIYSVNGISESWSFFNNYTNHENYMKQLNGFSASKYQPEQWVNLIKESGAKYTVITTKHHDGVSLWNTKAEKATSIPQNSLAKKDVLSPFISALKKSGLKTGLYFSLPDWSHPYYDINTRIKKRYEIKNESLRWQNFINYYQSQLNELSAQYSPDLLWFDGDWEHTSEEWKATQTLDLLKKYNPNIIINSRLNNHGDYDTPEQGIPVVPPQNPYWELCYTMNDSWGYQPYDKKYKTSNMIVRTLADVISMGGNLLLDIGPKSDGTIPEEQIEILKNLGRWTAKNQHAIYETTRGIPFDNYKGKSSLSTSKKSLFLYLDESKTFTKIYGLATKPLSVKIIGDPSAVVKIDYNTEKTLTLNFSNVKFDKDVTVAEVIFDNPPVFLKDFKKEEHSLAEILEMKNTQEAVYDIANALNDNHNLLTQDGLTQDGLDMKIKKTPKTNPDTQQWISKHAEALFETGKGLPEGHFSGISAISKDKQTLYLFVEGTPTGPIALKGIKNDIARIRIVGDGSMLTHTIYNKLYWSDRPGIIYIDIPKERLDQQMTVIAVLLNKPVELYRENVGALENNL encoded by the coding sequence ATGAAAATCAGTCTGATTAAAGCTGTTTTCCTTGGATTGATATTATGCGCACATAGCATCGACACAAAGGCTCAAACAGTTGACAACAGCAAAAAAATGGAATGGTTTAAAAATGCAAAGCTGGGTATTTTTATTCACTGGGGAATCTATTCTGTCAACGGAATTTCCGAATCCTGGTCATTTTTCAATAATTATACTAATCACGAAAATTATATGAAACAGCTGAATGGTTTTTCAGCTTCAAAATATCAGCCAGAGCAATGGGTCAATCTTATTAAGGAATCCGGAGCAAAATATACTGTCATTACAACCAAACATCATGACGGAGTCTCATTGTGGAACACCAAGGCAGAAAAAGCGACAAGCATTCCTCAAAACTCTCTGGCAAAAAAGGATGTTCTAAGCCCTTTTATTTCTGCTCTGAAAAAGTCAGGGTTAAAAACAGGACTTTATTTCTCATTACCGGATTGGAGCCATCCGTATTATGATATCAACACCCGCATAAAAAAGCGTTACGAAATAAAAAATGAATCATTACGCTGGCAAAATTTCATCAACTATTATCAAAGTCAGCTTAATGAACTTTCCGCCCAATACTCCCCGGATCTTCTTTGGTTTGATGGAGACTGGGAACATACTTCTGAGGAATGGAAAGCTACTCAAACCTTGGATTTACTCAAAAAATACAATCCTAATATTATCATCAACTCAAGGCTCAACAATCATGGGGATTATGACACACCGGAACAGGGTATTCCGGTAGTTCCGCCACAAAATCCATATTGGGAACTTTGTTATACCATGAATGATTCCTGGGGATATCAGCCATATGACAAAAAGTACAAGACTTCCAATATGATTGTCAGAACACTGGCAGATGTGATCAGTATGGGAGGAAATCTTTTGCTTGATATTGGTCCGAAATCAGACGGTACCATTCCGGAGGAACAGATTGAAATTCTTAAAAACCTTGGACGCTGGACAGCCAAAAATCAGCATGCCATCTACGAAACGACCCGCGGAATTCCTTTTGACAACTACAAAGGGAAATCATCTCTGTCAACTTCTAAAAAATCTTTATTTCTTTATCTTGACGAAAGCAAAACCTTCACAAAGATCTATGGATTGGCAACAAAACCTCTTTCAGTAAAAATCATTGGAGATCCATCCGCTGTTGTTAAAATAGATTATAATACTGAAAAAACCCTGACTTTGAACTTCTCCAACGTAAAATTTGACAAAGATGTCACTGTGGCAGAAGTTATTTTCGACAATCCTCCTGTATTTCTGAAAGATTTTAAGAAAGAAGAACATTCTCTTGCTGAAATATTGGAAATGAAAAATACTCAGGAAGCCGTTTATGATATAGCCAATGCCCTGAACGATAATCATAATCTATTAACCCAGGATGGACTGACCCAGGACGGACTTGACATGAAAATAAAAAAAACGCCTAAAACAAATCCAGACACCCAGCAATGGATCAGCAAACATGCAGAGGCTTTGTTTGAGACAGGAAAAGGACTACCTGAGGGTCATTTCTCAGGAATAAGTGCCATATCGAAAGACAAACAGACGCTTTATCTTTTTGTGGAGGGAACTCCTACCGGCCCAATTGCTCTAAAAGGAATAAAAAATGACATAGCCAGAATAAGAATCGTAGGCGATGGCAGTATGCTTACCCATACGATTTACAATAAACTTTACTGGAGTGACCGACCGGGAATTATTTACATTGATATCCCAAAAGAAAGACTGGATCAACAGATGACTGTCATAGCCGTTTTGCTTAATAAGCCTGTTGAATTGTACAGAGAAAATGTAGGAGCTCTTGAAAACAACCTGTAA
- a CDS encoding TetR/AcrR family transcriptional regulator, whose amino-acid sequence MPRKVVQGPIRDKEKTKQKLLAAVGKILRVKGYAGLKVSKIAAVAGFDKKLIYEYFGSTDKLIDEYIKSQDYWSKFSPDIEEEIHVGKWKDALTQGILMQFENLKKNKELQKIILWELSESKPILKNILKQREDVAANLFENVTDPYFGENATNVRAMLALIAAGVYYLNLFPAYNGTEFCGIDMRTDEGRDEVKKVIVEIIDHYYNTKK is encoded by the coding sequence ATGCCTAGAAAAGTAGTGCAGGGCCCAATTAGGGACAAAGAAAAAACCAAACAAAAACTGCTCGCAGCAGTGGGTAAAATTTTGAGAGTAAAAGGGTATGCTGGTCTGAAAGTAAGTAAGATTGCAGCAGTAGCCGGTTTTGATAAAAAGCTTATCTATGAATACTTTGGAAGTACAGATAAGCTGATTGATGAATATATCAAATCTCAGGATTATTGGAGTAAATTCAGCCCGGATATTGAAGAAGAAATACATGTAGGTAAATGGAAAGATGCTTTAACTCAAGGAATTCTTATGCAGTTTGAGAATCTTAAAAAGAATAAAGAACTCCAGAAAATTATTCTTTGGGAACTTTCTGAAAGTAAACCTATCCTTAAAAATATCCTAAAACAAAGAGAAGATGTAGCTGCTAATCTTTTTGAAAATGTGACTGATCCTTATTTTGGGGAAAATGCTACCAACGTTAGAGCCATGTTAGCTTTAATAGCAGCAGGAGTTTACTATCTGAATCTATTCCCTGCATACAACGGGACAGAGTTCTGTGGTATTGATATGAGAACTGACGAAGGAAGAGATGAAGTGAAAAAAGTTATCGTAGAGATTATAGATCATTACTACAATACAAAAAAATGA
- the rpe gene encoding ribulose-phosphate 3-epimerase: protein MKTKLIAPSLLSADFGNLQRDIEMLNRSQADWFHIDVMDGRFVPNISFGFPVMKTVQQHAKKFVDVHLMIVEPEKYVDEFINHGADLVSVHYEACTHLHRTIHHIQSKGAKAGVVLNPSTPVLMLEDIIADVDLVLLMSVNPGFGGQKFIENTYKKIAETKDLILSNNSTALIEVDGGVNLDNASKLFEAGADVLVAGNAVFSAESPERTIELLKI, encoded by the coding sequence ATGAAAACGAAGCTTATTGCTCCATCCCTTTTATCTGCAGACTTTGGGAATCTGCAAAGAGATATTGAAATGCTAAACAGATCTCAGGCAGATTGGTTCCATATTGATGTAATGGACGGTAGATTTGTCCCTAACATTTCATTTGGTTTTCCTGTGATGAAAACAGTTCAGCAGCATGCTAAAAAATTCGTGGATGTTCACCTGATGATCGTGGAACCTGAAAAATATGTTGATGAATTCATCAACCATGGTGCGGACCTTGTATCTGTACATTATGAAGCATGCACTCATCTTCACAGAACCATCCACCATATCCAAAGTAAAGGGGCAAAGGCAGGGGTTGTTTTAAACCCATCTACTCCTGTTCTCATGCTTGAAGATATTATTGCAGATGTAGATCTTGTTTTATTAATGAGTGTAAATCCCGGATTTGGAGGACAGAAGTTCATTGAGAATACTTACAAAAAGATTGCTGAAACAAAAGATCTTATCTTAAGTAACAACTCTACAGCACTTATTGAAGTAGATGGCGGAGTTAATCTTGACAATGCTTCTAAACTTTTCGAAGCCGGAGCTGATGTTCTGGTTGCAGGAAATGCAGTATTCTCTGCTGAAAGCCCGGAAAGAACTATTGAACTTTTGAAAATCTAA
- a CDS encoding aminotransferase class I/II-fold pyridoxal phosphate-dependent enzyme → MNIDFATATFKDFENIPDYDIAQRADYFYEFLDEMKSRGHMNYRLKNTSGTDAILNIDIANQNKQYVSFVTSDYLGLTQHPKVKLAAIEGIEKYGTGTGASPLIGGYFDYHNAIEKKIANFFGRNDDEVVLFTSGYAANSATLQILMQKEDIAILDMGVHASVHEGCAFTNKKTFPHNNLEALEHILKVSENTYRTKLVIVDGVYSQEGDTSRAKEICDLVKKYNAYLMVDDAHGVGVLGETGRGALEDDALFDKVDFMTGTFSKTFGNLGGYVIANKKIASFLKFQSRQHIFSVTPPPSSFGILKAIDLIDEEPFWQQKLWDNINYFKKGLNDLGLDTGITCSAIIPVKIGDQNKMWDVGRILLENGVYTNPIMYPAVARKDARIRMSVTARHEKEHLDKTLNVFDDINKKMHIAKK, encoded by the coding sequence ATGAATATTGATTTTGCAACCGCAACATTTAAAGATTTTGAGAATATCCCAGATTACGATATTGCTCAAAGGGCAGATTATTTTTATGAATTTCTAGATGAGATGAAATCTAGAGGCCACATGAATTACAGACTGAAAAATACATCGGGTACCGATGCAATATTAAATATTGATATTGCTAACCAGAATAAACAGTATGTAAGCTTTGTAACCAGCGATTACTTAGGGCTGACACAACACCCGAAAGTAAAATTGGCTGCTATTGAAGGAATCGAAAAATATGGAACAGGTACAGGAGCATCACCTCTTATTGGTGGGTATTTTGATTATCATAATGCAATAGAGAAAAAAATTGCAAACTTTTTCGGAAGAAATGATGATGAAGTAGTTCTTTTTACTTCCGGATATGCAGCTAATAGCGCCACTTTACAGATTTTAATGCAGAAGGAAGATATTGCAATTTTAGATATGGGGGTACATGCCAGTGTGCATGAAGGATGTGCTTTTACAAATAAAAAAACATTTCCTCATAATAATTTGGAAGCTTTGGAACACATTTTGAAGGTATCTGAAAATACGTACCGTACAAAGCTTGTTATCGTGGATGGAGTGTACTCTCAAGAAGGGGATACTTCGCGCGCTAAGGAAATTTGTGATCTTGTGAAAAAATACAACGCTTATCTGATGGTAGATGATGCACATGGAGTAGGGGTTTTAGGAGAAACCGGAAGGGGAGCCCTAGAAGATGATGCCTTATTTGATAAAGTAGATTTTATGACAGGAACATTCAGCAAGACTTTCGGTAACCTGGGAGGATATGTGATTGCAAATAAAAAAATTGCATCATTTCTTAAGTTCCAGTCTCGTCAGCATATTTTCTCAGTGACCCCTCCACCATCTTCCTTCGGAATTTTAAAAGCAATTGATTTGATTGATGAAGAACCATTCTGGCAACAGAAGCTATGGGATAATATCAATTACTTTAAAAAGGGACTTAACGATTTAGGTCTAGATACCGGTATTACCTGTTCTGCAATTATTCCTGTGAAAATTGGAGATCAGAATAAAATGTGGGATGTAGGACGAATATTACTTGAAAATGGAGTGTATACAAATCCTATTATGTACCCGGCCGTCGCCAGAAAAGATGCACGTATCAGAATGAGTGTAACGGCAAGACACGAGAAAGAACATCTCGACAAAACACTTAATGTCTTTGATGATATTAATAAAAAAATGCATATTGCAAAAAAATAA
- a CDS encoding nucleoside-diphosphate kinase has product MSNITFTMIKPDAVADGHIGAILGKIAEGGFKIKALKLTQLTVADAKKFYEVHAERPFYGELVEFMSSGPIVAAVLEKDNAVEDFRTLIGSTNPAEAAEGTIRKMFARSIGENAVHGSDSNENALIEAQFHFSGREIF; this is encoded by the coding sequence ATGTCTAACATTACATTCACTATGATTAAGCCCGATGCAGTTGCTGACGGACATATCGGTGCAATATTGGGTAAGATTGCTGAAGGAGGTTTTAAAATCAAAGCTTTAAAATTAACTCAGCTTACAGTTGCTGATGCAAAAAAATTCTATGAAGTACACGCTGAAAGACCATTTTATGGTGAATTAGTTGAGTTCATGAGTTCTGGTCCAATCGTAGCTGCAGTTTTAGAAAAAGACAATGCAGTTGAAGATTTCAGAACATTAATCGGTTCTACTAATCCTGCAGAAGCAGCAGAAGGTACAATCAGAAAAATGTTTGCTAGAAGCATCGGAGAAAATGCTGTTCACGGTTCAGATTCTAACGAGAATGCATTAATCGAAGCTCAGTTCCATTTTTCAGGAAGAGAGATTTTCTAA